A genomic segment from Polyangium mundeleinium encodes:
- a CDS encoding S1 family peptidase, with protein MGARSRSLVMVVLACLSGAACGAPAEEPLALALPLVGGMPVPAGQWETAVAITRGGLITCSGTLVHPRLVVTAAHCVRGLDEPEALQEAGVYVGPGAEGGAARPTVALARAVMHPLYKKASPEALFGRYDVGLVILAEPLPALATVPLLTDVAETREALVPGRELLLIGYGFRDREEDVARYGRKYAAWTRVAAVGRAELRAGGAAADACTGDSGGPALVRLEGGSFRLVGLASRGPVPCADDGRPGKWSVLRETACWIQEESGVDLALGDLDCALPSRSSQETLDRESFPARCEALKNMGPGPRRTLRAMAAALGEPASAAGSPDCQRLGERLAATEALSLEDLALTDLSPLAGLAGLRRVSLRGNWLRSLAPLERLPDLQWVDVTANGVDDPEQARRLEARGVVVVGEEAQLAP; from the coding sequence ATGGGCGCGCGTTCCCGGTCCCTCGTGATGGTGGTCCTGGCCTGCCTTTCGGGCGCCGCCTGTGGGGCGCCCGCCGAGGAGCCGCTGGCGCTGGCGCTGCCGCTCGTCGGTGGTATGCCCGTGCCGGCCGGGCAATGGGAGACCGCCGTCGCCATCACCCGCGGTGGGCTGATCACTTGCTCGGGCACGCTCGTGCACCCGCGCCTCGTGGTGACGGCTGCGCATTGCGTGCGTGGCCTCGACGAGCCGGAGGCCTTGCAGGAGGCCGGCGTGTATGTCGGGCCGGGCGCGGAAGGGGGCGCCGCGCGGCCCACGGTGGCCCTTGCGCGGGCGGTCATGCACCCGCTGTACAAGAAGGCCAGCCCCGAAGCCCTCTTCGGGCGATACGACGTGGGCCTCGTGATTCTCGCCGAGCCCCTTCCGGCCCTTGCCACGGTGCCGCTCTTGACGGACGTCGCCGAGACCCGGGAGGCCCTCGTGCCGGGCCGGGAGCTCCTCCTCATCGGGTATGGTTTCCGGGACCGCGAGGAGGACGTCGCCCGATATGGACGCAAATACGCCGCGTGGACCCGCGTCGCCGCCGTCGGCCGCGCCGAGCTCAGGGCCGGGGGCGCGGCGGCCGATGCTTGCACCGGCGATAGCGGCGGCCCGGCTCTCGTGCGCCTGGAAGGCGGCTCTTTCCGGCTCGTGGGCCTCGCGTCGCGCGGGCCCGTCCCCTGCGCCGACGACGGGAGGCCTGGCAAATGGAGCGTCCTGCGTGAGACGGCGTGCTGGATCCAGGAGGAATCGGGCGTCGATCTCGCCCTCGGGGACCTGGATTGCGCGCTCCCGTCGCGCTCTTCGCAAGAGACGCTGGACAGGGAATCCTTTCCAGCGCGATGCGAGGCGCTGAAGAACATGGGCCCCGGTCCGCGGCGCACGTTGCGGGCCATGGCCGCCGCGCTGGGAGAGCCGGCCTCCGCGGCGGGCTCGCCCGATTGCCAGCGCCTCGGGGAACGCCTCGCCGCGACGGAGGCGCTCTCGCTCGAGGATCTCGCGCTGACGGACCTTTCGCCGCTCGCCGGGCTCGCCGGGCTGCGTCGCGTCTCGCTGCGCGGCAACTGGTTACGGTCCCTCGCACCCCTCGAGCGCCTGCCGGACCTGCAATGGGTGGACGTCACCGCAAACGGCGTGGACGACCCGGAGCAGGCGCGACGGCTCGAGGCGCGTGGCGTCGTGGTGGTGGGGGAAGAGGCGCAGCTCGCGCCGTAG